A genomic region of Erythrobacter sp. SCSIO 43205 contains the following coding sequences:
- a CDS encoding endonuclease/exonuclease/phosphatase family protein produces MMTKRSIIALAAGGLALASAILPLFPTDFWAIRATGFVREPASYLFIVLAIVVALFVKRHRLIAEGMFLAAVAINFMTIWPYTALAPTQIDLASDHPQGQCFTAFSANVKMKNTQYDRLIEQIESLQPDIVFLTEVDEGWAEALEPMLSEYPYTLTHPQSNTFGKVFASRLPVVDADILERADENTPSIFAVLQPMPDTKVQFVGLHPKAPLPAQSTGQRDESIKRAADRTMADISGAIAMGDFNDVPWSSTTTDFREMGDWKDPRIGRGTFATFPAFAPALGWPLDQIMVRGEIKVRRFEVLDANGSDHRAVLGEMCLDQAIVRAK; encoded by the coding sequence ATGATGACCAAACGATCTATCATCGCGCTGGCTGCTGGCGGGCTTGCCCTTGCTTCTGCCATTCTGCCGCTATTCCCCACCGATTTTTGGGCCATTCGGGCGACCGGTTTCGTCCGGGAACCTGCAAGCTATCTCTTCATTGTGCTGGCGATTGTAGTGGCGCTGTTCGTCAAACGTCATCGCCTGATTGCAGAGGGTATGTTTTTGGCCGCGGTTGCGATCAATTTCATGACCATCTGGCCGTATACCGCGTTGGCGCCGACCCAGATTGATCTCGCTTCTGACCATCCACAAGGCCAGTGCTTCACCGCTTTTTCCGCCAATGTCAAAATGAAGAACACGCAGTATGATCGGCTGATCGAGCAGATCGAAAGCTTGCAGCCTGACATCGTGTTTCTGACCGAAGTTGACGAAGGATGGGCTGAAGCGCTTGAGCCCATGCTGAGCGAATATCCATATACCCTCACCCATCCTCAATCGAACACCTTTGGCAAAGTCTTTGCCAGCCGATTGCCTGTGGTCGATGCTGATATTCTTGAAAGGGCAGATGAAAATACACCGAGCATTTTCGCGGTCCTGCAGCCGATGCCAGACACCAAAGTCCAGTTCGTCGGTCTGCATCCAAAGGCGCCTTTGCCGGCACAAAGCACGGGGCAACGCGACGAAAGCATCAAGCGCGCCGCTGACCGCACGATGGCGGACATTTCAGGCGCGATTGCCATGGGCGATTTTAACGATGTTCCCTGGTCGTCCACCACCACTGATTTTCGCGAAATGGGTGATTGGAAAGATCCACGCATTGGCAGAGGCACTTTTGCCACATTCCCCGCCTTCGCCCCTGCGCTGGGCTGGCCACTGGATCAAATTATGGTGAGGGGCGAAATTAAAGTGCGCCGTTTTGAAGTTCTGGACGCGAACGGGTCAGACCACCGCGCTGTCTTGGGCGAGATGTGCCTCGATCAAGCTATCGTTCGAGCCAAATAA